In Zingiber officinale cultivar Zhangliang chromosome 1A, Zo_v1.1, whole genome shotgun sequence, a genomic segment contains:
- the LOC122039009 gene encoding protein PAT1 homolog: MAAINRKNGGMVDTGAGERIGGAGDGVSDTVQFDATQYAFFGSVTEEVELGGLEDEDSVNDPHFVGIGDDYQFSSLGERLEGEEIESITDIDDLASTFSKLDRGIVEPRITEVLDGRDSFSRESSSFTGEWVQEPGFSNWQDHHILDAEAGQDGKRWSSHPHPLSGHAPDSRPLYRTSSSPQQKQLFKPSEPVHLPISSRTSLPPCGEPTQFHHNAFQGVASPSSSGLQVPFSPPNPYLFSKLRPAAAHGSNQDGYFTQFGPHGLPINSRQQGHWSESPSILSSNVLADPTQNQSHFNNQIPSQLVHQQHGMPPNLPSMVRFPSMQTQQFHPSQSSTQMMNTFETTMRLAEFKDPRFRPMHRGREYFGFAQHPSDIGFHRIDNGWPRFHSKFMTTEELENIARMQHAATHCNDPYTDDYYHQACLAKKYSGSNLKHYFCPNVTKDLSSRSKSKDDPHPYLQVDALGRLAFSSIRRPRPLLEVEPKSASADNISDQKSSAKPLDQEPMLAARITIEDGLCLLLDVDDLDRILQFSQLQDGGSQLKRKREMLLQEVAASFHLVDPLSHSGQSGANLEGDLVFLRLLSLPKGRKLLSRYLELLTPGSEITRVICMAIFRHLRFLFGVRPLDTSAAESTTKLAKTTAACMHLMDLNSLSACVAAVVCSSEQPPLRPLGSLAGDGASVIIKSVLDKATVLLTNDNTASNYSISSRHLWQASFNSFFGLLTKYCHSKFETVMQSLHMQAPAAAVAGSEITKAISREMPVELLRASLPHTNEHQRKLLLDFAQRTIPSNGGSNGQ, translated from the exons ATGGCGGCTATAAATCGGAAAAATGGGGGTATGGTGGACACAGGCGCTGGTGAACGGATTGGAGGGGCTGGTGACGGCGTTTCAG ATACAGTTCAATTTGATGCTACACAATATGCATTTTTTGGAAGTGTCACAGAAGAGGTTGAGTTAGgtggattagaagatgaagatAGTGTTAATGATCCCCACTTTGTTGGGATTGGTGATGATTATCAGTTTTCTAGCCTAGGAGAAAGATTAGAG GGAGAAGAAATCGAGTCAATAACTGATATTGATGACCTTGCAAgtacattttcaaag ttgGACAGAGGTATTGTTGAACCAAGGATCACAGAAGTACTTGATGGCAGAGATTCTTTTTCTAGGGAAA GTTCTTCGTTTACTGGAGAGTGGGTACAGGAGCCAGGCTTTTCAAATTGGCAAGATCATCATATATTGGATGCTGAGGCTGGCCAGGATGGTAAAAGATGGTCATCACATCCGCATCCTCTTTCAGGTCATGCTCCAGATTCCAGACCTCTCTACAGAACGTCATCCTCTCCTCAACAGAAGCAACTATTTAAACCAAGTGAACCGGTCCATTTACCAATATCTTCTCGTACATCCTTACCTCCATGCGGTGAACCTACACAATTCCATCATAATGCCTTCCAAGGCGTTGCATCACCTTCTAGTTCTGGCCTCCAGGTGCCTTTCTCTCCACCGAATCCCTACCTTTTTTCCAAACTTCGTCCAGCAGCAGCACATGGATCAAATCAAGATGGATATTTTACTCAGTTTGGTCCACACGGACTTCCAATTAATAGCAGGCAACAGGGTCACTGGTCAGAATCGCCTAGTATACTTTCATCGAATGTGTTGGCTGATCCAACACAAAATCAGAGTCATTTCAACAATCAAATTCCTTCTCAACTGGTGCATCAGCAACATGGAATGCCCCCGAATTTGCCTTCAATGGTGCGATTCCCCAGCATGCAAACACAACAGTTCCACCCTAGTCAATCCTCAACACAGATGATGAATACGTTTGAAACTACGATGAGGTTGGCTGAGTTCAAGGACCCGAGATTTAGACCAATGCACAGGGGAAGAGAGTACTTTGGGTTTGCTCAACACCCTTCTGATATTGGCTTCCATAGGATAGATAATGGGTGGCCGAGGTTTCATTCCAAATTCATGACAACCGAAGAGCTTGAGAACATTGCTAGAATGCAACATGCTGCGACCCACTGCAATGACCCCTACACAGATGATTACTATCACCAAGCTTGTCTAGCAAAGAAATATTCAGGATCAAATTTGAAGCACTATTTCTGCCCTAATGTCACCAAAGATTTATCGTCTAGATCCAAGTCCAAGGATGACCCACATCCATATCTCCAGGTGGATGCACTTGGTAGGCTTGCTTTCTCATCAATCCGTAGACCTCGCCCTCTTCTTGAGGTTGAACCAAAATCAGCATCTGCAGATAATATTTCTGACCAGAAATCTTCTGCAAAGCCCTTGGACCAGGAGCCTATGCTGGCTGCTAGGATCACCATTGAGGATGGTCTTTGCCTTTTACTTGATGTAGATGATCTTGATCGCATATTGCAATTCAGTCAGCTTCAAGATGGTGGCTCTCAACTTAAGAGAAAAAGAGAGATGCTCCTGCAAGAAGTTGCGGCATCTTTTCATCTAGTTGATCCTCTCAGTCATTCCGGTCAATCTGGGGCAAACCTAGAGGGTGATCTAGTGTTTCTTCGCCTACTTTCTCTTCCAAAAGGCCGTAAGCTACTCTCTCGGTACCTTGAACTTCTTACCCCTGGAAGTGAGATCACCCGCGTCATCTGCATGGCCATTTTTCGCCACCTGAGGTTTCTGTTTGGTGTAAGGCCATTGGATACAAGTGCAGCGGAAAGCACCACCAAACTAGCAAAAACCACTGCTGCATGCATGCATCTCATGGACTTGAACTCTCTTAGCGCATGCGTAGCTGCTGTTGTTTGTTCCTCTGAACAGCCACCTCTTCGTCCACTAGGAAGTCTTGCCGGTGATGGTGCTTCTGTGATCATTAAATCTGTTCTTGATAAAGCAACAGTGCTTCTAACAAATGATAACACAGCTAGCAACTATAGTATTTCTAGCCGCCATCTCTGGCAGGCATCCTTCAATTCCTTCTTTGGTCTTCTCACAAAGTATTGTCACAGTAAATTTGAAACTGTGATGCAGTCCCTCCACATGCAGGCTCCAGCTGCAGCGGTTGCTGGATCAGAAATCACCAAAGCTATAAGTAGGGAGATGCCTGTGGAGTTGTTGCGGGCGAGTCTTCCTCATACAAATGAGCATCAGCGAAAGCTGTTACTAGATTTTGCTCAGAGAACAATCCCTTCTAATGGAGGAAGTAATGGGCAGTAA
- the LOC122039012 gene encoding protein G1-like1, whose translation MNSDGSAAVGGVGRPSRSRYESQKRRDWNTFRQYLRNHRPPLELARCSGAHVLEFLRYLDQFGKTRVHVEGCAFFGRPRPPAPCPCPLRQAWGSLDALVSRLRAAFEEAGGQPEANPFAARAVRIDLREVRESQARARGIAYDKKRSTRKKQRRPPAPPTEEASAVLELTAEAGYYNNPQRQMLMMMMMQQASVGGGPSAAAAARSGRNIIRLSVFN comes from the coding sequence ATGAACTCCGATGGGTCGGCGGCTGTCGGCGGCGTGGGGCGGCCGTCGAGGAGCCGGTACGAGTCGCAGAAGCGGCGGGACTGGAACACGTTCCGGCAGTACCTGCGTAACCACAGGCCGCCGCTGGAGCTGGCGCGGTGCAGCGGCGCGCACGTGCTGGAGTTCCTGCGCTACCTCGACCAGTTCGGGAAGACGAGGGTGCACGTGGAGGGGTGCGCCTTCTTCGGCCGACCGCGGCCTCCGGCTCCTTGCCCCTGCCCCCTCCGCCAGGCCTGGGGCAGCCTCGACGCCCTCGTCAGCCGCCTCCGCGCCGCCTTCGAGGAGGCCGGCGGTCAGCCGGAGGCCAACCCTTTCGCAGCCCGCGCCGTCAGGATCGACTTGAGGGAGGTCAGAGAGAGCCAGGCCAGGGCCCGCGGCATCGCCTACGACAAGAAGAGGTCGACGAGGAAGAAGCAGCGCCGCCCGCCGGCCCCGCCCACCGAGGAGGCGAGCGCGGTACTTGAGCTAACCGCCGAAGCAGGGTATTATAACAACCCACAGCGGcagatgttgatgatgatgatgatgcagCAAGCGAGTGTTGGCGGCGGACCATCTGCCGCAGCGGCGGCGCGTTCCGGTCGAAATATTATACGGCTCTCGGTGTttaattga